From Danio rerio strain Tuebingen ecotype United States chromosome 7, GRCz12tu, whole genome shotgun sequence, the proteins below share one genomic window:
- the LOC565947 gene encoding Fc receptor-like protein 5 isoform X1, whose amino-acid sequence MTSMHHDHSKPGTEWPSGNWAVLISILHSGLTQYGHYNYKYTGALPRSTVTVTPDSAVFTGETVNLTCVIESDHSVWTYEWYKDSIKLQSSDRYTVNRDTLTIRGAAESDQGQYRCRGLIYGRSVYTYPSPVVSLSVKALPTPTVTVTPDSAVFTGETVKLKCVIESDHSDWTYEWYKGTYSFYVKLQWSAGVNRDTLTIRGADESDQGQYRCKGQRSGRPNSSQSSSAVSLSVTERPKPVVKVSPAKRVFTGETVTLTCDIQTGGNIQWIKYSWIKDGDTHNPHRTTSAAELRFRADSVSVSGRYSCRGERSDSQRSDISAAVKLTVSDLKPKPELRSDTAGTALTGNTVTLTCNTDLSTGWDFYWYKNTQDSEIKTTRKAKTYVMKIKSVSDGGQYWCRAGRGKPVYYTQYSDELTLSVTESPKAVVTVRPDKHVFRGETVTLRCEIKWRGNTEWTYRWQIEQTDHYNKYYNQYNQHKNTVSRSSAQELKISRVEVFHRGKYSCTGQMDTQISQRSDAVALTVFSDEAQAAVRVSPQPWLTEGHSVTLICEVPGSSTGWTFSWFRDADHLSDSSRGAGGSYTLSPAALQHTGVYTCRAERGEPAYSSQNSSAQPLWVTGVSASVRLVLRPSRSQHFSSDSLSLSCDSAGWTVRRYTHTNTQDCSAQTGSTCGIQSLSTSDTGVYWCESESGEKRHPLNITVHDGDVILESSADPVIEGETLTLHCLHRSTISSILTADFYKDGSLIQNQTGEMSIPTVSKSDEGFYYCKTKSGESPHSWISVRASSSSSSPLVIGVSVGLTVFLLLLILLVLLLRHKKKRDQDHNIQQTNKPVPTQSGESQLENFPLQSEPVSDVTYSEVVVKKKQPMDKGDTVSESTNVTYSEVRKNMKKDINSAGPSDLIYTEINMKDEKKTKSKGFGLADVLMKMKSKEKRSGQSSESGDTLYSEVKQNTGRGL is encoded by the exons ATGACCAGTATGCATCATGATCACAGCAAACCAGGGACGGAGTGGCCATCTGGCAATTGGGCcg TGCTGATCTCCATCCTTCATTCTGGACTCACTCAATATGGACATTATAATTACAAATACACTGGAG CTTTACCCAGATCTACAGTGACTGTGACACCAGACAGTGCTGTATTCACTGGAGAGACAGTCAATCTGACGTGTGTGATTGAGTCTGATCACAGTGTCTGGACATATGAGTGGTATAAAGACAGTATAAAGTTACAGTCGTCTGATCGTTACACTGTAAACAGAGACACTCTCACTATCAGAGGAGCTGCTGAGTCTGATCAGGGTCAGTACAGGTGTAGAGGACTCATATATGGAAGATCCGTCTACACATATCCAAGCCCTGTTGTTTCTCTCTCAGTAAAGG CTTTACCCACACCTACAGTGACTGTGACACCAGACAGTGCTGTATTCACTGGAGAGACAGTCAAGCTGAAGTGTGTGATTGAGTCTGATCACAGTGACTGGACATATGAGTGGTATAAAGGCACATACTCATTCTATGTAAAGTTACAATGGTCTGCTGGTGTAAACAGAGACACTCTCACTATCAGAGGAGCTGATGAGTCTGATCAGGGTCAGTACCGGTGTAAAGGACAGAGATCTGGAAGACCAAACTCATCACAATCAAGCTCTGCTGTTTCTCTCTCAGTGACGG AGAGACCAAAGCCTGTAGTGAAGGTGAGTCCAGCTAAGCGAGTGTTCACTGGAGAGACAGTCACTCTCACATGTGACATACAGACAGGAGGAAACATTCAGTGGATCAAATACAGCTGGATTAAAGATGGAGACACTCACAATCCACACAGAACAACATCAGCAGCAGAGTTGAGATTCAGAGCTGATTCTGTGTCTGTCAGTGGTCGATACAGCTGTAGAGGAGAGAGATCAGACTCACAGAGATCAGACATCAGTGCTGCTGTTAAACTGACTGTATCAG ATTTAAAACCAAAGCCTGAACTCAGATCAGATACTGCAGGAACTGCACTGACTGGAAACACAGTGACTTTGACCTGTAACACTGATCTGTCGACCGGATGGGACTTTTACTGGTACAAAAACACACAAGACTCTGAGATAAAGACGACAAGAAAAGCTAAAACATATGTAATGAAGATTAAATCAGTGTCTGATGGAGGCCAGTACTGGTGTAGAGCTGGAAGAGGAAAACCAGTCTATTACACACAATACAGTGATGAACTGACACTCAGTGTTACAG AGAGTCCTAAAGCTGTGGTGACGGTGCGGCCTGATAAACATGTGTTCAGAGGAGAAACAGTCACTCTCAGATGTGAGATAAAGTGGAGAGGAAACACTGAGTGGACATACAGATGGCAAATAGAGCAAACAGACCACTATAACAAATATTATAACCAGTATAATCAACATAAAAACACTGTGAGCCGAAGCTCAGCACAAGAGTTGAAGATCAGCCGTGTTGAGGTCTTTCACCGTGGTAAATACAGCTGTACAGGACAGATGGACACTCAGATCTCTCAGCGCAGTGATGCTGTTGCTCTGACTGTGTTttcag ATGAAGCTCAGGCAGCAGTGCGAGTGTCTCCACAGCCGTGGCTCACTGAAGGACACTCGGTGACTCTGATCTGTGAGGTTCCAGGCTCCTCTACAGGCTGGACGTTCAGCTGGTTCAGAGATGCTGATCATCTGTCAGACAGCAGCAGAGGAGCTGGAGGCTCTTACACTCTCAGTCCTGCTGCTCTACAGCACACAGGAGTTTATACGTGCAGAGCAGAGAGAGGAGAACCAGCCTATTCCTCACAGAACAGCAGCGCACAGCCACTGTGGGTCACTG GTGTTTCTGCTTCAGTGCGTCTGGTGCTCAGGCCCAGCAGAAGTCAACACTTCTcctctgactctctctctctgagcTGTGACTCTGCTGGATGGACAGTgagaagatacacacacacaaacacacaagattGTTCAGCACAAACAGGATCTACATGTGGAATCCAGTCTCTCAGCACATCTGACACTGGAGTTTACTGGTGTGAGTCTGAATCTGGAGAGAAACGCCATCCTCTGAACATCACTGTACATG aTGGTGATGTGATTCTGGAGAGTTCTGCTGATCCTGTGATTGAGGGAGAAACTCTGACTCTACACTGTTTACATCGATCTACAATCTCCTCCATCCTCACAGCTGATTTCTATAAAGACGGATCACTGATCCAGAATCAGACAGGAGAGATGAGCATCCCTACTGTCTCAAAGTCTGATGAGGGTTTCTACTACTGTAAAACAAAGAGCGGAGAGTCGCCGCACAGCTGGATCTCAGTCAGAG cttcatcttcatcttcatctcctCTTGTCATTGGTGTTTCTGTGGGATTGACTGTTTTCTTGCTGCTCCTCATCTTACTGGTTCTGCTGCTGAGACACAAGAAGAAAAGAG ATCAGGACCACAACAttcaacaaaccaacaaaccagtTCCAACTCAATCTGGAGAATCTCAACTGGAAAACTTTCCTCTACAGTCAG AGCCTGTGTCAGATGTGACATATTCAGAGGTCGTTGTTAAGAAAAAGCAACCCATGGATAAAG GGGACACTGTCTCAGAGTCAACTAATGTGACATACTCAGAAGTCAGGAAAAACATGAAGAAAG ATATTAATTCTGCAGGACCCAGTGATTTGATTTATACAGAGATCAACATGAAGGACGAAAAGAAAACCAAGAGCAAAG GATTTGGACTTGCTGATGTTCTGATGAAAATGAAATCTAAGGAGAAACGCAGCG GGCAGAGCAGCGAGTCTGGAGACACTTTATACTCTGAAGTGAAGCAAAACACAGGCAGAG GTCTCTGA
- the LOC565947 gene encoding Fc receptor-like protein 5 isoform X4 has protein sequence MKIKSVSDGGQYWCRAGRGKPVYYTQYSDELTLSVTESPKAVVTVRPDKHVFRGETVTLRCEIKWRGNTEWTYRWQIEQTDHYNKYYNQYNQHKNTVSRSSAQELKISRVEVFHRGKYSCTGQMDTQISQRSDAVALTVFSDEAQAAVRVSPQPWLTEGHSVTLICEVPGSSTGWTFSWFRDADHLSDSSRGAGGSYTLSPAALQHTGVYTCRAERGEPAYSSQNSSAQPLWVTGVSASVRLVLRPSRSQHFSSDSLSLSCDSAGWTVRRYTHTNTQDCSAQTGSTCGIQSLSTSDTGVYWCESESGEKRHPLNITVHDGDVILESSADPVIEGETLTLHCLHRSTISSILTADFYKDGSLIQNQTGEMSIPTVSKSDEGFYYCKTKSGESPHSWISVRASSSSSSPLVIGVSVGLTVFLLLLILLVLLLRHKKKRDQDHNIQQTNKPVPTQSGESQLENFPLQSEPVSDVTYSEVVVKKKQPMDKGDTVSESTNVTYSEVRKNMKKDINSAGPSDLIYTEINMKDEKKTKSKGFGLADVLMKMKSKEKRSGQSSESGDTLYSEVKQNTGRGL, from the exons ATGAAGATTAAATCAGTGTCTGATGGAGGCCAGTACTGGTGTAGAGCTGGAAGAGGAAAACCAGTCTATTACACACAATACAGTGATGAACTGACACTCAGTGTTACAG AGAGTCCTAAAGCTGTGGTGACGGTGCGGCCTGATAAACATGTGTTCAGAGGAGAAACAGTCACTCTCAGATGTGAGATAAAGTGGAGAGGAAACACTGAGTGGACATACAGATGGCAAATAGAGCAAACAGACCACTATAACAAATATTATAACCAGTATAATCAACATAAAAACACTGTGAGCCGAAGCTCAGCACAAGAGTTGAAGATCAGCCGTGTTGAGGTCTTTCACCGTGGTAAATACAGCTGTACAGGACAGATGGACACTCAGATCTCTCAGCGCAGTGATGCTGTTGCTCTGACTGTGTTttcag ATGAAGCTCAGGCAGCAGTGCGAGTGTCTCCACAGCCGTGGCTCACTGAAGGACACTCGGTGACTCTGATCTGTGAGGTTCCAGGCTCCTCTACAGGCTGGACGTTCAGCTGGTTCAGAGATGCTGATCATCTGTCAGACAGCAGCAGAGGAGCTGGAGGCTCTTACACTCTCAGTCCTGCTGCTCTACAGCACACAGGAGTTTATACGTGCAGAGCAGAGAGAGGAGAACCAGCCTATTCCTCACAGAACAGCAGCGCACAGCCACTGTGGGTCACTG GTGTTTCTGCTTCAGTGCGTCTGGTGCTCAGGCCCAGCAGAAGTCAACACTTCTcctctgactctctctctctgagcTGTGACTCTGCTGGATGGACAGTgagaagatacacacacacaaacacacaagattGTTCAGCACAAACAGGATCTACATGTGGAATCCAGTCTCTCAGCACATCTGACACTGGAGTTTACTGGTGTGAGTCTGAATCTGGAGAGAAACGCCATCCTCTGAACATCACTGTACATG aTGGTGATGTGATTCTGGAGAGTTCTGCTGATCCTGTGATTGAGGGAGAAACTCTGACTCTACACTGTTTACATCGATCTACAATCTCCTCCATCCTCACAGCTGATTTCTATAAAGACGGATCACTGATCCAGAATCAGACAGGAGAGATGAGCATCCCTACTGTCTCAAAGTCTGATGAGGGTTTCTACTACTGTAAAACAAAGAGCGGAGAGTCGCCGCACAGCTGGATCTCAGTCAGAG cttcatcttcatcttcatctcctCTTGTCATTGGTGTTTCTGTGGGATTGACTGTTTTCTTGCTGCTCCTCATCTTACTGGTTCTGCTGCTGAGACACAAGAAGAAAAGAG ATCAGGACCACAACAttcaacaaaccaacaaaccagtTCCAACTCAATCTGGAGAATCTCAACTGGAAAACTTTCCTCTACAGTCAG AGCCTGTGTCAGATGTGACATATTCAGAGGTCGTTGTTAAGAAAAAGCAACCCATGGATAAAG GGGACACTGTCTCAGAGTCAACTAATGTGACATACTCAGAAGTCAGGAAAAACATGAAGAAAG ATATTAATTCTGCAGGACCCAGTGATTTGATTTATACAGAGATCAACATGAAGGACGAAAAGAAAACCAAGAGCAAAG GATTTGGACTTGCTGATGTTCTGATGAAAATGAAATCTAAGGAGAAACGCAGCG GGCAGAGCAGCGAGTCTGGAGACACTTTATACTCTGAAGTGAAGCAAAACACAGGCAGAG GTCTCTGA
- the LOC565947 gene encoding Fc receptor-like protein 5 isoform X3 codes for MGSSALPLLLSLPRSTVTVTPDSAVFTGETVNLTCVIESDHSVWTYEWYKDSIKLQSSDRYTVNRDTLTIRGAAESDQGQYRCRGLIYGRSVYTYPSPVVSLSVKALPTPTVTVTPDSAVFTGETVKLKCVIESDHSDWTYEWYKGTYSFYVKLQWSAGVNRDTLTIRGADESDQGQYRCKGQRSGRPNSSQSSSAVSLSVTERPKPVVKVSPAKRVFTGETVTLTCDIQTGGNIQWIKYSWIKDGDTHNPHRTTSAAELRFRADSVSVSGRYSCRGERSDSQRSDISAAVKLTVSDLKPKPELRSDTAGTALTGNTVTLTCNTDLSTGWDFYWYKNTQDSEIKTTRKAKTYVMKIKSVSDGGQYWCRAGRGKPVYYTQYSDELTLSVTESPKAVVTVRPDKHVFRGETVTLRCEIKWRGNTEWTYRWQIEQTDHYNKYYNQYNQHKNTVSRSSAQELKISRVEVFHRGKYSCTGQMDTQISQRSDAVALTVFSDEAQAAVRVSPQPWLTEGHSVTLICEVPGSSTGWTFSWFRDADHLSDSSRGAGGSYTLSPAALQHTGVYTCRAERGEPAYSSQNSSAQPLWVTGVSASVRLVLRPSRSQHFSSDSLSLSCDSAGWTVRRYTHTNTQDCSAQTGSTCGIQSLSTSDTGVYWCESESGEKRHPLNITVHDGDVILESSADPVIEGETLTLHCLHRSTISSILTADFYKDGSLIQNQTGEMSIPTVSKSDEGFYYCKTKSGESPHSWISVRASSSSSSPLVIGVSVGLTVFLLLLILLVLLLRHKKKRDQDHNIQQTNKPVPTQSGESQLENFPLQSEPVSDVTYSEVVVKKKQPMDKGDTVSESTNVTYSEVRKNMKKDINSAGPSDLIYTEINMKDEKKTKSKGFGLADVLMKMKSKEKRSGQSSESGDTLYSEVKQNTGRGL; via the exons CTTTACCCAGATCTACAGTGACTGTGACACCAGACAGTGCTGTATTCACTGGAGAGACAGTCAATCTGACGTGTGTGATTGAGTCTGATCACAGTGTCTGGACATATGAGTGGTATAAAGACAGTATAAAGTTACAGTCGTCTGATCGTTACACTGTAAACAGAGACACTCTCACTATCAGAGGAGCTGCTGAGTCTGATCAGGGTCAGTACAGGTGTAGAGGACTCATATATGGAAGATCCGTCTACACATATCCAAGCCCTGTTGTTTCTCTCTCAGTAAAGG CTTTACCCACACCTACAGTGACTGTGACACCAGACAGTGCTGTATTCACTGGAGAGACAGTCAAGCTGAAGTGTGTGATTGAGTCTGATCACAGTGACTGGACATATGAGTGGTATAAAGGCACATACTCATTCTATGTAAAGTTACAATGGTCTGCTGGTGTAAACAGAGACACTCTCACTATCAGAGGAGCTGATGAGTCTGATCAGGGTCAGTACCGGTGTAAAGGACAGAGATCTGGAAGACCAAACTCATCACAATCAAGCTCTGCTGTTTCTCTCTCAGTGACGG AGAGACCAAAGCCTGTAGTGAAGGTGAGTCCAGCTAAGCGAGTGTTCACTGGAGAGACAGTCACTCTCACATGTGACATACAGACAGGAGGAAACATTCAGTGGATCAAATACAGCTGGATTAAAGATGGAGACACTCACAATCCACACAGAACAACATCAGCAGCAGAGTTGAGATTCAGAGCTGATTCTGTGTCTGTCAGTGGTCGATACAGCTGTAGAGGAGAGAGATCAGACTCACAGAGATCAGACATCAGTGCTGCTGTTAAACTGACTGTATCAG ATTTAAAACCAAAGCCTGAACTCAGATCAGATACTGCAGGAACTGCACTGACTGGAAACACAGTGACTTTGACCTGTAACACTGATCTGTCGACCGGATGGGACTTTTACTGGTACAAAAACACACAAGACTCTGAGATAAAGACGACAAGAAAAGCTAAAACATATGTAATGAAGATTAAATCAGTGTCTGATGGAGGCCAGTACTGGTGTAGAGCTGGAAGAGGAAAACCAGTCTATTACACACAATACAGTGATGAACTGACACTCAGTGTTACAG AGAGTCCTAAAGCTGTGGTGACGGTGCGGCCTGATAAACATGTGTTCAGAGGAGAAACAGTCACTCTCAGATGTGAGATAAAGTGGAGAGGAAACACTGAGTGGACATACAGATGGCAAATAGAGCAAACAGACCACTATAACAAATATTATAACCAGTATAATCAACATAAAAACACTGTGAGCCGAAGCTCAGCACAAGAGTTGAAGATCAGCCGTGTTGAGGTCTTTCACCGTGGTAAATACAGCTGTACAGGACAGATGGACACTCAGATCTCTCAGCGCAGTGATGCTGTTGCTCTGACTGTGTTttcag ATGAAGCTCAGGCAGCAGTGCGAGTGTCTCCACAGCCGTGGCTCACTGAAGGACACTCGGTGACTCTGATCTGTGAGGTTCCAGGCTCCTCTACAGGCTGGACGTTCAGCTGGTTCAGAGATGCTGATCATCTGTCAGACAGCAGCAGAGGAGCTGGAGGCTCTTACACTCTCAGTCCTGCTGCTCTACAGCACACAGGAGTTTATACGTGCAGAGCAGAGAGAGGAGAACCAGCCTATTCCTCACAGAACAGCAGCGCACAGCCACTGTGGGTCACTG GTGTTTCTGCTTCAGTGCGTCTGGTGCTCAGGCCCAGCAGAAGTCAACACTTCTcctctgactctctctctctgagcTGTGACTCTGCTGGATGGACAGTgagaagatacacacacacaaacacacaagattGTTCAGCACAAACAGGATCTACATGTGGAATCCAGTCTCTCAGCACATCTGACACTGGAGTTTACTGGTGTGAGTCTGAATCTGGAGAGAAACGCCATCCTCTGAACATCACTGTACATG aTGGTGATGTGATTCTGGAGAGTTCTGCTGATCCTGTGATTGAGGGAGAAACTCTGACTCTACACTGTTTACATCGATCTACAATCTCCTCCATCCTCACAGCTGATTTCTATAAAGACGGATCACTGATCCAGAATCAGACAGGAGAGATGAGCATCCCTACTGTCTCAAAGTCTGATGAGGGTTTCTACTACTGTAAAACAAAGAGCGGAGAGTCGCCGCACAGCTGGATCTCAGTCAGAG cttcatcttcatcttcatctcctCTTGTCATTGGTGTTTCTGTGGGATTGACTGTTTTCTTGCTGCTCCTCATCTTACTGGTTCTGCTGCTGAGACACAAGAAGAAAAGAG ATCAGGACCACAACAttcaacaaaccaacaaaccagtTCCAACTCAATCTGGAGAATCTCAACTGGAAAACTTTCCTCTACAGTCAG AGCCTGTGTCAGATGTGACATATTCAGAGGTCGTTGTTAAGAAAAAGCAACCCATGGATAAAG GGGACACTGTCTCAGAGTCAACTAATGTGACATACTCAGAAGTCAGGAAAAACATGAAGAAAG ATATTAATTCTGCAGGACCCAGTGATTTGATTTATACAGAGATCAACATGAAGGACGAAAAGAAAACCAAGAGCAAAG GATTTGGACTTGCTGATGTTCTGATGAAAATGAAATCTAAGGAGAAACGCAGCG GGCAGAGCAGCGAGTCTGGAGACACTTTATACTCTGAAGTGAAGCAAAACACAGGCAGAG GTCTCTGA
- the LOC565947 gene encoding Fc receptor-like protein 5 isoform X2, translating into MGSSALPLLLLLISILHSGLTQYGHYNYKYTGALPRSTVTVTPDSAVFTGETVNLTCVIESDHSVWTYEWYKDSIKLQSSDRYTVNRDTLTIRGAAESDQGQYRCRGLIYGRSVYTYPSPVVSLSVKALPTPTVTVTPDSAVFTGETVKLKCVIESDHSDWTYEWYKGTYSFYVKLQWSAGVNRDTLTIRGADESDQGQYRCKGQRSGRPNSSQSSSAVSLSVTERPKPVVKVSPAKRVFTGETVTLTCDIQTGGNIQWIKYSWIKDGDTHNPHRTTSAAELRFRADSVSVSGRYSCRGERSDSQRSDISAAVKLTVSDLKPKPELRSDTAGTALTGNTVTLTCNTDLSTGWDFYWYKNTQDSEIKTTRKAKTYVMKIKSVSDGGQYWCRAGRGKPVYYTQYSDELTLSVTESPKAVVTVRPDKHVFRGETVTLRCEIKWRGNTEWTYRWQIEQTDHYNKYYNQYNQHKNTVSRSSAQELKISRVEVFHRGKYSCTGQMDTQISQRSDAVALTVFSDEAQAAVRVSPQPWLTEGHSVTLICEVPGSSTGWTFSWFRDADHLSDSSRGAGGSYTLSPAALQHTGVYTCRAERGEPAYSSQNSSAQPLWVTGVSASVRLVLRPSRSQHFSSDSLSLSCDSAGWTVRRYTHTNTQDCSAQTGSTCGIQSLSTSDTGVYWCESESGEKRHPLNITVHDGDVILESSADPVIEGETLTLHCLHRSTISSILTADFYKDGSLIQNQTGEMSIPTVSKSDEGFYYCKTKSGESPHSWISVRASSSSSSPLVIGVSVGLTVFLLLLILLVLLLRHKKKRDQDHNIQQTNKPVPTQSGESQLENFPLQSEPVSDVTYSEVVVKKKQPMDKGDTVSESTNVTYSEVRKNMKKDINSAGPSDLIYTEINMKDEKKTKSKGFGLADVLMKMKSKEKRSGQSSESGDTLYSEVKQNTGRGL; encoded by the exons TGCTGATCTCCATCCTTCATTCTGGACTCACTCAATATGGACATTATAATTACAAATACACTGGAG CTTTACCCAGATCTACAGTGACTGTGACACCAGACAGTGCTGTATTCACTGGAGAGACAGTCAATCTGACGTGTGTGATTGAGTCTGATCACAGTGTCTGGACATATGAGTGGTATAAAGACAGTATAAAGTTACAGTCGTCTGATCGTTACACTGTAAACAGAGACACTCTCACTATCAGAGGAGCTGCTGAGTCTGATCAGGGTCAGTACAGGTGTAGAGGACTCATATATGGAAGATCCGTCTACACATATCCAAGCCCTGTTGTTTCTCTCTCAGTAAAGG CTTTACCCACACCTACAGTGACTGTGACACCAGACAGTGCTGTATTCACTGGAGAGACAGTCAAGCTGAAGTGTGTGATTGAGTCTGATCACAGTGACTGGACATATGAGTGGTATAAAGGCACATACTCATTCTATGTAAAGTTACAATGGTCTGCTGGTGTAAACAGAGACACTCTCACTATCAGAGGAGCTGATGAGTCTGATCAGGGTCAGTACCGGTGTAAAGGACAGAGATCTGGAAGACCAAACTCATCACAATCAAGCTCTGCTGTTTCTCTCTCAGTGACGG AGAGACCAAAGCCTGTAGTGAAGGTGAGTCCAGCTAAGCGAGTGTTCACTGGAGAGACAGTCACTCTCACATGTGACATACAGACAGGAGGAAACATTCAGTGGATCAAATACAGCTGGATTAAAGATGGAGACACTCACAATCCACACAGAACAACATCAGCAGCAGAGTTGAGATTCAGAGCTGATTCTGTGTCTGTCAGTGGTCGATACAGCTGTAGAGGAGAGAGATCAGACTCACAGAGATCAGACATCAGTGCTGCTGTTAAACTGACTGTATCAG ATTTAAAACCAAAGCCTGAACTCAGATCAGATACTGCAGGAACTGCACTGACTGGAAACACAGTGACTTTGACCTGTAACACTGATCTGTCGACCGGATGGGACTTTTACTGGTACAAAAACACACAAGACTCTGAGATAAAGACGACAAGAAAAGCTAAAACATATGTAATGAAGATTAAATCAGTGTCTGATGGAGGCCAGTACTGGTGTAGAGCTGGAAGAGGAAAACCAGTCTATTACACACAATACAGTGATGAACTGACACTCAGTGTTACAG AGAGTCCTAAAGCTGTGGTGACGGTGCGGCCTGATAAACATGTGTTCAGAGGAGAAACAGTCACTCTCAGATGTGAGATAAAGTGGAGAGGAAACACTGAGTGGACATACAGATGGCAAATAGAGCAAACAGACCACTATAACAAATATTATAACCAGTATAATCAACATAAAAACACTGTGAGCCGAAGCTCAGCACAAGAGTTGAAGATCAGCCGTGTTGAGGTCTTTCACCGTGGTAAATACAGCTGTACAGGACAGATGGACACTCAGATCTCTCAGCGCAGTGATGCTGTTGCTCTGACTGTGTTttcag ATGAAGCTCAGGCAGCAGTGCGAGTGTCTCCACAGCCGTGGCTCACTGAAGGACACTCGGTGACTCTGATCTGTGAGGTTCCAGGCTCCTCTACAGGCTGGACGTTCAGCTGGTTCAGAGATGCTGATCATCTGTCAGACAGCAGCAGAGGAGCTGGAGGCTCTTACACTCTCAGTCCTGCTGCTCTACAGCACACAGGAGTTTATACGTGCAGAGCAGAGAGAGGAGAACCAGCCTATTCCTCACAGAACAGCAGCGCACAGCCACTGTGGGTCACTG GTGTTTCTGCTTCAGTGCGTCTGGTGCTCAGGCCCAGCAGAAGTCAACACTTCTcctctgactctctctctctgagcTGTGACTCTGCTGGATGGACAGTgagaagatacacacacacaaacacacaagattGTTCAGCACAAACAGGATCTACATGTGGAATCCAGTCTCTCAGCACATCTGACACTGGAGTTTACTGGTGTGAGTCTGAATCTGGAGAGAAACGCCATCCTCTGAACATCACTGTACATG aTGGTGATGTGATTCTGGAGAGTTCTGCTGATCCTGTGATTGAGGGAGAAACTCTGACTCTACACTGTTTACATCGATCTACAATCTCCTCCATCCTCACAGCTGATTTCTATAAAGACGGATCACTGATCCAGAATCAGACAGGAGAGATGAGCATCCCTACTGTCTCAAAGTCTGATGAGGGTTTCTACTACTGTAAAACAAAGAGCGGAGAGTCGCCGCACAGCTGGATCTCAGTCAGAG cttcatcttcatcttcatctcctCTTGTCATTGGTGTTTCTGTGGGATTGACTGTTTTCTTGCTGCTCCTCATCTTACTGGTTCTGCTGCTGAGACACAAGAAGAAAAGAG ATCAGGACCACAACAttcaacaaaccaacaaaccagtTCCAACTCAATCTGGAGAATCTCAACTGGAAAACTTTCCTCTACAGTCAG AGCCTGTGTCAGATGTGACATATTCAGAGGTCGTTGTTAAGAAAAAGCAACCCATGGATAAAG GGGACACTGTCTCAGAGTCAACTAATGTGACATACTCAGAAGTCAGGAAAAACATGAAGAAAG ATATTAATTCTGCAGGACCCAGTGATTTGATTTATACAGAGATCAACATGAAGGACGAAAAGAAAACCAAGAGCAAAG GATTTGGACTTGCTGATGTTCTGATGAAAATGAAATCTAAGGAGAAACGCAGCG GGCAGAGCAGCGAGTCTGGAGACACTTTATACTCTGAAGTGAAGCAAAACACAGGCAGAG GTCTCTGA